The Candidatus Bathyarchaeia archaeon genomic sequence CCCACATCCAAACTACGTTGTCACCAGTCTAAGTATTCAGATGTCCCTGCCGACGTATACACCAGTGTCCATCACATCTCAATGGCTACCTCTCGCGACCCTAGTGATACTGGTGGTCGCAACTGCGTTCTTGGGATTGACCTACAGCCGGCTCGGAAGTCTTTCCAAGAAATCCTAGCACTCGGCCTAGTCTCTCCCACTTTCCCTTTTTTTCTCTTTCAACACAGAGAATATTCTGCCGACTTGTGTGGGTAAGGCATTTTACTGGAGGGCTTTGTCGAATCGTGTTGGGCCCGTAGCTCAGTACGGACAGTAGCGTCGGCCCTCTACGGACTAGGGGAGAGCCGAAGGTCGCGGGTTCAAATCCCGCCGGGCCCGCCTGAGACTAGCCGTGACTAGCATCTTTCGTGCGGCCTACAATCAAATGTTCGATCGCTCTTAGCTGTGGATGAAAGCGGTGGGGCAAGGCATCTTTCAAGATCCCAAAGTCGGACGCCCTGAATATCCTGAAGGTCCTGCTGATTGCCAGAAAGGATAGAACAAACACTCCGATGAGAATGGGGAGCCTCCGAAAGGGGCTAAGGTAACCTATGAGGATGAAATCTGCTATCGCGAGCGGGACCCCTACTCCCAATCCCAGGAGAGCTGCGATAGGTAGTGCGTTCTCAGTGTGTGTCTTTACCGAAGATCCCAAACTACGTCGAGCTAGGATGACTGTGCCCGCGGCTAACACCAGTCTTCCTAGAGCGCCTCCAAGTGTTCCCAAGATTCCGACAGTAAATGCAACCGTAAACAAACCTATGAGGGTCGAAGCTAAGGTCACAGTGAGGACTTGTCTCGCTCGGCCAACTGCTTGCAGTGACGTTGTTAGAATTGTTCCTTGTGCCGTAAAAATAGTGGCTAGGGCCAGTATGGCAAAGATTCCAGCCTGGCTTACGTAGGTGGGTCCGTAGACGAGCTCTATCGCGGTTGGAGCTATGGCGGCTAGTGCTGCTCCCAAAGGTAGGACGGCGAGGTTGGTCAACCTGAAGGCTACTGCCAGCCGTTCCGAAACGGCCTCAGTGCCCCCAGTGGCGTGGCTTGCGGAGAGAGCGGGGTAGAGTGCTTGGGTTACTGGAATCCAAAGGACTGAAAGAAAACTTACGCTTGAGACAATTAGGTAGTAAGCGCCGGTGGTCGATAGTTTAGCGATTATGGCTTGTAGAATGGTAATGTCGCCGTACTGTTGGCCGAAGGTAATGAGGGCGGATCCAAAGACTGGCAAGCTGAATGCTAAGAGTGGTCTAATGGGATGCGAGGTGTGCTCTGGCAGCTGCCCGTGCCAGAGATATACTGAGAGGAGTACCGCAACCAATCCACCGACGAGCCATCCTGAGACAATACCTGTTACGCGATATCCCAAGAGTGCGAGTAGGAGGCCAAGGCCGCGGCTTAGAGGAATGTACGTTGCGTTCTGATAGAGGTTCCGTGCATAGGCTCCTACACCGATGAAGTAGGATCCATAGACGAGAATCATGTCTAGGAGGAAACCGGAGAAAAAGGTCAGGATCAAGAGATTTCCGGCGTCAGCTGAACCGATGACCGAAGGCCCTACAAGCGGTGAGATTAGCGCGGCGATCGCTAGACCTACCGCTCCAACTAGAATTGAGAGTCTCAGAATCGTCCTTGCTACTGCGCCCGCAGTTTGAGGGTCACCTTTTCCAATGTTGCCTGAAACATAGCGAGTTGCTGCTGAAGGCAGTCCGAGCTGTGTAAGAGCGACAAAAGCAGCCTGGGCCGCGAGTAG encodes the following:
- a CDS encoding oligosaccharide flippase family protein gives rise to the protein MTIMSKAGDVYNVPRGTAYLTTQQIITYTAYLVFYVALARILRPEEVGQVSLLLAAQAAFVALTQLGLPSAATRYVSGNIGKGDPQTAGAVARTILRLSILVGAVGLAIAALISPLVGPSVIGSADAGNLLILTFFSGFLLDMILVYGSYFIGVGAYARNLYQNATYIPLSRGLGLLLALLGYRVTGIVSGWLVGGLVAVLLSVYLWHGQLPEHTSHPIRPLLAFSLPVFGSALITFGQQYGDITILQAIIAKLSTTGAYYLIVSSVSFLSVLWIPVTQALYPALSASHATGGTEAVSERLAVAFRLTNLAVLPLGAALAAIAPTAIELVYGPTYVSQAGIFAILALATIFTAQGTILTTSLQAVGRARQVLTVTLASTLIGLFTVAFTVGILGTLGGALGRLVLAAGTVILARRSLGSSVKTHTENALPIAALLGLGVGVPLAIADFILIGYLSPFRRLPILIGVFVLSFLAISRTFRIFRASDFGILKDALPHRFHPQLRAIEHLIVGRTKDASHG